From a single Vibrio sp. BS-M-Sm-2 genomic region:
- a CDS encoding TolC family protein, which produces MKPTTSVFVMNTSLVVAAALPMALFSSDTLAATTASASNAQHISAHDQASSTQQLNTLIEIALSEDGNRKQYFAQSQAMRETGIASSTLMDPKLKVGFGGLPVDSFQFDEDPMTNISVGLMQQFERGDTLNLQQKKAGQQADALALQVQARELTVANSMTQLWLELGYQQKAESVIRQNRRLLVELENYVQTNYSIGKSEAQDLLNAQLQVSKLDEKLQANQQVQRRLISQLSEWLGSDWLGSQVLDSQGVLNATNQIDWSLLESKLATNIDSTKHYQLLTDHPLVKISDVSISSNQTQVELAEQAYTPQFGVEVMYAHRQANNMAGEPASDLVSAYLTVDIPLFTGNRQDKNLSAAQYQVGAAKSQKDTLLSQMNAQVNALLVDRSNLIQRLDRYQTSLLPQTAARISAVERGYQNNTAQFNDVILATTDELALKLEQQRLITDLNIVNSKLAALVSGFEYQVNQPQLNSSATKHTANQ; this is translated from the coding sequence ATGAAACCAACAACCTCTGTGTTTGTCATGAACACGAGCTTAGTGGTTGCTGCTGCCTTGCCTATGGCCTTGTTTTCAAGTGATACGCTCGCGGCTACCACGGCGTCAGCTTCAAATGCTCAACACATTTCAGCACATGACCAAGCAAGCTCGACGCAGCAACTCAATACACTGATTGAGATTGCTTTAAGCGAAGATGGAAATCGCAAACAGTACTTTGCTCAGTCTCAAGCGATGCGAGAAACTGGCATTGCCAGCTCGACCTTAATGGACCCGAAATTAAAAGTTGGATTTGGCGGTTTGCCTGTCGATAGCTTTCAATTCGACGAAGACCCGATGACTAATATATCGGTAGGGTTGATGCAGCAGTTTGAGCGTGGCGATACGCTTAACCTTCAACAGAAAAAGGCAGGCCAACAGGCAGATGCTCTAGCTTTGCAGGTACAAGCAAGAGAATTGACGGTTGCGAATAGCATGACGCAGCTTTGGCTTGAGTTAGGTTATCAGCAAAAGGCTGAGTCGGTGATTCGTCAAAATCGTCGTTTGTTGGTTGAGCTTGAAAACTATGTACAAACCAATTACTCAATTGGTAAAAGTGAAGCGCAAGATCTGCTTAATGCTCAGCTTCAAGTGAGCAAGCTTGATGAGAAACTTCAGGCAAACCAGCAGGTTCAGCGTCGCTTAATCTCTCAGCTTTCTGAATGGTTGGGTTCTGATTGGCTAGGCTCTCAGGTTCTGGATTCTCAGGGCGTACTGAATGCAACTAACCAAATCGATTGGTCGTTGTTGGAAAGTAAACTAGCGACCAATATCGATTCGACCAAGCACTACCAGCTATTGACTGACCATCCTTTGGTTAAGATCTCCGATGTCAGTATTTCCTCTAATCAAACTCAGGTTGAGTTAGCCGAACAAGCTTATACCCCGCAGTTTGGGGTGGAAGTGATGTATGCACACCGTCAAGCCAATAACATGGCGGGTGAACCTGCTTCTGATCTGGTGAGTGCCTATCTGACTGTCGACATCCCGTTGTTTACGGGGAATCGACAAGATAAAAACTTATCGGCTGCTCAGTATCAAGTTGGTGCGGCTAAGTCTCAAAAAGACACTTTACTCTCCCAAATGAATGCGCAAGTGAACGCATTGCTGGTGGACAGATCAAACCTGATCCAGCGGTTAGATCGCTATCAAACGTCCTTGCTTCCTCAAACCGCAGCACGAATCAGCGCGGTTGAGAGGGGCTATCAAAACAATACCGCTCAGTTTAACGATGTCATTTTAGCAACGACCGATGAGCTGGCACTTAAGTTAGAGCAACAACGTTTGATCACCGACCTCAACATCGTTAACAGCAAGTTAGCTGCGTTAGTCAGTGGTTTTGAATACCAAGTAAACCAACCACAACTCAACTCAAGCGCAACTAAACATACAGCCAATCAATAA
- a CDS encoding efflux RND transporter periplasmic adaptor subunit, with protein MNTVKVATIALLVGGALGFSVNHFVVGSAHNMSAMATSTDADVSKQAKDEPLYWVAPMDPNYQRDKPGQSPMGMDLIPVYADDSSAGADKAGTVFIDPSVENNLGVKTAQVTREALSPRIETVGYVAFDESALWQTNVRVSGWVEKLYINAVGEKVNKGDVLFTLYSPELVKAQEELISAYKTGRKGLIKGSTERLITLGVDKKQIRAITRQGKATQTIEIKAPADGVIASLNIREGGYLSPAQAVISAGPLNEVWVDAEVFERQAHWISSGSNAVMTLDAIPGKEWVGNVDYVYPILDPKTRTLRVRLKFSNPNGELKPNMFANIALKPISDESVLTIPRSSVIHSGGMTRVVMSEGSGKYRSARIEVGREAGEKIEVLQGLEQGENIVTSAHFMLDSESSQSADLSRINGVEDEAETVWANGEISEVMQGSRMVTINHQPVPEWDWPGMVMNFTFAEGLDMSDVQRGKAIDFEMRKTESGQYEVIDYKVNKHKIAGEVWVTGDITMLMADFGMITVKHQPVPEWNWKAGEMNFQASDDLDLSEFAEGQTIRFLVAKQGSDYTLKSLEPTNSQGEGTL; from the coding sequence ATGAATACAGTAAAAGTAGCGACTATCGCTTTATTGGTCGGTGGAGCATTAGGTTTTAGTGTGAATCACTTTGTCGTTGGGTCAGCACATAACATGTCAGCAATGGCAACGAGTACAGACGCAGATGTAAGTAAACAGGCCAAGGATGAGCCTCTGTACTGGGTAGCTCCGATGGACCCAAATTATCAGCGTGATAAGCCAGGTCAATCGCCAATGGGGATGGATCTTATCCCTGTGTATGCAGATGACTCAAGTGCGGGAGCAGACAAGGCAGGAACCGTATTTATCGATCCGTCGGTAGAAAATAACCTTGGCGTGAAAACCGCACAAGTAACAAGAGAAGCGCTATCACCGCGCATTGAAACTGTTGGCTACGTGGCATTCGATGAAAGTGCACTATGGCAAACCAACGTGCGTGTTTCTGGTTGGGTGGAAAAACTCTACATCAACGCAGTGGGCGAGAAGGTAAATAAAGGCGACGTACTCTTCACACTCTATTCTCCAGAGCTTGTTAAAGCACAAGAAGAGTTGATCAGTGCTTATAAAACGGGTCGTAAAGGTTTGATCAAGGGCTCGACTGAACGCTTAATTACCTTGGGTGTTGATAAGAAGCAAATCCGCGCTATTACGCGACAAGGTAAAGCCACGCAAACCATTGAAATTAAAGCGCCAGCCGATGGTGTTATAGCCAGTTTGAATATTCGAGAGGGTGGTTACCTTTCGCCTGCTCAAGCGGTAATCAGTGCTGGACCTCTAAATGAAGTGTGGGTTGATGCTGAAGTCTTTGAGCGTCAAGCACACTGGATCTCATCAGGCAGCAATGCGGTGATGACGCTAGATGCCATTCCCGGCAAAGAGTGGGTGGGTAATGTTGATTACGTTTACCCAATCCTTGACCCAAAAACTCGGACCTTGCGTGTTCGTTTAAAGTTCTCCAACCCCAATGGCGAGCTTAAGCCAAACATGTTCGCCAATATTGCACTGAAACCCATCAGTGATGAATCTGTTCTTACTATTCCAAGATCTTCGGTGATTCACTCCGGTGGTATGACTCGAGTGGTGATGTCAGAAGGTTCCGGCAAATATCGCTCTGCTCGTATTGAAGTTGGTCGTGAAGCTGGCGAAAAAATAGAGGTGCTTCAAGGGCTAGAGCAAGGCGAAAACATTGTCACTTCTGCGCACTTCATGTTGGATTCTGAATCGAGCCAATCTGCTGATCTGTCACGCATCAATGGTGTTGAGGATGAGGCTGAAACTGTGTGGGCAAACGGTGAAATTTCTGAAGTTATGCAAGGTAGTCGCATGGTGACGATTAACCATCAGCCTGTTCCTGAATGGGATTGGCCGGGCATGGTGATGAACTTCACCTTTGCGGAAGGCTTAGACATGAGTGACGTGCAACGTGGTAAGGCGATTGATTTTGAGATGAGAAAGACAGAGTCAGGGCAGTACGAGGTTATTGATTACAAGGTCAACAAACACAAGATCGCCGGCGAAGTTTGGGTAACGGGTGACATCACCATGTTGATGGCAGATTTTGGTATGATCACTGTAAAACATCAGCCAGTCCCTGAGTGGAATTGGAAAGCGGGTGAAATGAATTTCCAAGCCAGTGATGACCTTGATTTATCGGAGTTTGCCGAGGGTCAAACCATTCGGTTTCTAGTTGCGAAGCAGGGTTCTGACTACACGCTCAAATCTCTAGAACCAACGAATAGCCAGGGTGAGGGCACATTATGA
- a CDS encoding efflux RND transporter permease subunit, protein MINAIIRWSISNRFLVLVATVAIVFGGLYSVKNTPVDAIPDLSDVQVIIKTSYPGQAPQVVEDQVTYPLTTAMLAVPGAETVRGYSFFGDSYVYIIFNDDTDMYWARSRVLEYLSQVAPNLPSSAKPTLGPDATGVGWVYSYVLQDKTGQHDLAELRSLQDWFLKYELQTVEGVSEVATVGGMVKQYQVQIDPAKLRAYDLTLQQVNKAIQDGNQETGASVVEIAEAEHMVRTTGYLTSIEDIQSLPLKVTDKGTPLLLGDIADINLGPQMRRGISELNGEGEAVGGVIVMRFGENASEVIDSVKSKLAELQVGLPDGVEIVATYDRSTLIDSAVENLWKKLAEEFIVVAIVCALFLFHIRSSLVIALSLPVGILGAFIVMHWQGINANIMSLGGIAIAIGAMVDGAIVMIENVHKHIERTPLTDKNRWQVIGKAAEEVGAPLFFSLIIITLSFVPVFALEGQEGKMFSPLAFTKTYAMAAAAGLAITLVPVLMGYFIRGNVLPEHKNPVNRSLVAMYKPLLNLSLKYPKVMIVIALGLMASAYYPTSKLGSEFIPPLDEGDLMYMPTTYPGISIGKARELLQQTNKLIKTIPEVETTWGKIGRAETATDPAPLTMIETVIQLKPRDEWRDGVTTESLRKEFDDLIQFPGLTNAWVMPIKTRIDMLATGIKTPIGIKIAGPELSVIEDIGSQLEPILNSVSGTASVYAERVAGGRYVTIDIKRRSAARYGLSIKEVQQVISTAVGGMNVGETVEGLERYPINVRYPQSYRDSVVKLQNLPLVTPNGARIALSDVADIRYEDGPPMIKTENARPNGWVFVDIEGRDLGSYVAEAQKVVTDQIVLPAGYSLAWSGQYEYMERAKERLSVVVPITIAIIMLLLYLSFRRVGEVMMIMLTLPLAMVGGLWLMHILNYNFSIAVGVGFIALAGVAVEIGVIMLVYLNQAWHYKKMDAEQNQQALQGEDLTDAIREGAGLRVRPVMMTVLTVIIGLIPIMYGEGTGSEVMQRIAAPMIGGMASALLLTLLVLPAIFKLWKQREITHSQNETNK, encoded by the coding sequence ATGATCAATGCAATTATTCGTTGGTCCATCAGTAACCGCTTTTTGGTGCTGGTTGCCACTGTAGCCATCGTATTTGGGGGCTTATACAGCGTTAAAAACACACCGGTCGATGCTATTCCTGATTTGTCAGATGTTCAGGTGATTATCAAAACCAGTTATCCAGGCCAAGCGCCACAAGTGGTCGAGGATCAGGTGACTTACCCATTGACCACCGCCATGTTAGCTGTGCCAGGAGCTGAAACGGTTCGTGGCTACTCGTTCTTTGGTGATTCCTATGTATATATCATCTTCAATGACGATACCGATATGTACTGGGCGCGTTCACGAGTGTTGGAGTACTTAAGCCAAGTTGCACCTAACTTGCCATCGAGTGCCAAGCCAACACTAGGGCCGGATGCAACCGGTGTGGGCTGGGTTTACAGCTACGTGTTGCAAGACAAAACTGGTCAGCATGACTTGGCCGAACTTCGTAGTTTGCAAGATTGGTTCTTAAAGTATGAATTGCAAACCGTAGAAGGCGTGTCTGAAGTGGCGACCGTTGGCGGCATGGTGAAGCAGTACCAAGTACAGATTGATCCTGCCAAGTTACGTGCTTACGACCTAACGCTTCAGCAAGTCAACAAGGCAATCCAAGATGGTAATCAAGAAACAGGTGCGTCTGTTGTTGAGATTGCGGAAGCCGAACATATGGTTCGGACTACGGGTTACCTCACAAGCATCGAAGACATTCAATCTCTGCCGCTAAAAGTGACCGATAAGGGAACCCCGCTGTTATTGGGTGATATTGCTGACATTAATCTTGGCCCGCAAATGCGCCGTGGTATCTCTGAGCTGAATGGTGAAGGTGAAGCGGTTGGCGGCGTTATCGTGATGCGCTTTGGTGAAAATGCCAGTGAAGTGATCGACTCGGTGAAATCCAAACTCGCTGAACTGCAAGTGGGCTTACCTGATGGTGTCGAGATTGTCGCGACTTATGACCGTTCGACTTTGATTGATTCAGCCGTTGAAAACCTATGGAAGAAGCTGGCTGAAGAGTTCATCGTGGTTGCGATCGTGTGTGCGCTGTTCTTGTTCCATATCCGCTCGTCGTTGGTTATCGCACTAAGTCTGCCTGTTGGTATCTTAGGCGCATTCATTGTGATGCATTGGCAGGGTATTAACGCCAACATCATGTCTCTTGGCGGAATAGCGATTGCGATTGGCGCCATGGTAGATGGTGCCATAGTGATGATAGAGAACGTTCATAAACACATTGAACGGACTCCGCTCACTGACAAAAACCGGTGGCAAGTGATTGGCAAAGCAGCAGAAGAAGTTGGCGCACCGCTGTTCTTCTCTCTGATTATCATTACCTTGAGCTTTGTACCTGTATTCGCGCTAGAAGGGCAAGAGGGCAAGATGTTCTCGCCACTTGCGTTTACCAAGACGTATGCGATGGCGGCAGCGGCGGGTTTGGCTATCACGCTTGTTCCTGTGTTAATGGGTTACTTCATTCGCGGCAACGTGCTACCTGAACACAAAAACCCAGTAAACCGAAGCCTAGTGGCGATGTACAAGCCGCTTTTGAACCTCAGCCTAAAGTATCCAAAGGTGATGATTGTTATCGCACTTGGCTTAATGGCGTCTGCTTATTACCCAACCAGTAAGCTTGGTAGCGAATTCATCCCTCCTTTGGACGAAGGGGATTTGATGTACATGCCAACCACGTATCCGGGCATCTCAATTGGTAAAGCGCGTGAGTTGTTGCAACAGACCAACAAGCTAATTAAAACCATTCCAGAAGTCGAAACTACATGGGGCAAAATTGGTCGAGCAGAGACAGCAACCGATCCTGCACCGTTAACCATGATTGAAACCGTGATTCAGCTTAAACCGCGAGATGAGTGGCGTGACGGTGTCACTACAGAGTCTCTGCGTAAAGAGTTTGATGATCTGATTCAGTTCCCAGGTTTAACCAATGCGTGGGTTATGCCAATCAAAACCCGTATCGATATGTTAGCGACCGGTATCAAAACCCCAATCGGTATCAAAATCGCTGGCCCAGAGCTTAGCGTGATTGAAGATATTGGTTCGCAACTTGAACCCATCCTCAATAGCGTGAGTGGAACGGCTTCTGTCTACGCAGAGCGTGTTGCGGGCGGTCGTTACGTGACGATAGACATTAAACGTCGCTCGGCTGCGCGATATGGCTTGAGCATTAAAGAAGTGCAACAGGTTATCTCGACTGCGGTTGGTGGCATGAATGTGGGTGAAACCGTTGAGGGGCTAGAGCGTTATCCAATCAATGTCCGTTACCCACAAAGCTATCGTGATTCTGTCGTTAAGTTGCAGAACCTGCCGTTAGTGACACCAAATGGAGCGCGAATTGCTTTGTCTGATGTCGCGGATATTCGTTATGAAGATGGGCCCCCAATGATTAAGACGGAGAACGCTCGTCCCAATGGTTGGGTGTTCGTTGATATCGAAGGTCGCGATCTTGGCTCTTACGTGGCAGAGGCGCAAAAAGTCGTTACAGATCAAATCGTCTTGCCTGCTGGATATTCATTGGCATGGTCTGGTCAATACGAATACATGGAACGTGCGAAGGAGCGTTTGAGTGTCGTAGTGCCAATCACCATCGCCATCATCATGTTGTTGCTCTACCTCAGTTTCCGCCGCGTCGGTGAGGTGATGATGATCATGCTGACATTGCCACTTGCGATGGTTGGTGGCCTATGGCTGATGCATATCCTCAATTACAACTTCTCCATTGCGGTGGGTGTGGGCTTTATCGCCCTTGCCGGGGTTGCTGTTGAGATAGGTGTGATCATGTTGGTCTACCTAAACCAAGCATGGCACTACAAAAAAATGGATGCGGAGCAGAACCAACAAGCACTTCAGGGTGAAGACTTAACGGATGCGATTCGTGAGGGCGCAGGACTGCGTGTTCGCCCAGTAATGATGACAGTACTTACGGTGATCATTGGCCTCATTCCAATTATGTATGGCGAGGGAACGGGCTCTGAAGTGATGCAGCGAATTGCAGCGCCGATGATAGGCGGAATGGCGTCTGCACTATTGCTTACCCTACTGGTGTTGCCTGCAATCTTTAAGCTCTGGAAACAGCGTGAGATTACGCATAGCCAAAATGAGACAAACAAATAA
- a CDS encoding cupredoxin family protein: MKKTLIAIALTLTTATAFAEMDHSNMDHSMMKSGEMDHSKMDHSMMKDGKMDHSMMNMEGMSEVGMPATGAKPDKVVHVLLSDDMKITFKNKVDIEPNDVVQFVVMNTGKIDHEFSIGSASEQLEHREMMKNMGNHAHDSGSTVTVKPGKAKQLLWHFHGDNNVEFACNIPGHAEAGMLKKIEL; this comes from the coding sequence ATGAAAAAGACACTTATTGCGATTGCACTGACGTTAACTACTGCAACGGCTTTTGCTGAAATGGACCACTCAAATATGGATCACTCGATGATGAAGAGTGGAGAGATGGATCATTCAAAAATGGATCACAGCATGATGAAGGATGGAAAGATGGACCATTCAATGATGAATATGGAAGGCATGTCTGAAGTCGGTATGCCTGCGACAGGCGCAAAGCCGGATAAAGTGGTTCATGTTCTGCTAAGTGACGATATGAAAATCACATTTAAGAACAAGGTTGATATTGAGCCGAACGACGTGGTGCAGTTCGTTGTGATGAACACGGGCAAGATTGATCATGAATTCTCGATTGGTTCTGCTTCAGAGCAGTTAGAGCACCGTGAAATGATGAAAAACATGGGTAATCACGCTCATGACTCGGGCAGTACAGTTACAGTTAAGCCGGGTAAAGCGAAGCAATTGCTGTGGCATTTCCATGGTGATAATAACGTAGAGTTCGCGTGTAATATTCCTGGTCACGCTGAAGCGGGAATGCTGAAAAAAATTGAGCTGTAG
- a CDS encoding threonine/serine exporter family protein: MPSQFRINKIVEIGDTLHRSGCAPYKLEKYTQFYAKKHGVDVMIQATPTAINYQFPDDNNAVILKRLKPASINLSLLANTIIRINQPSSEPVPEPVGYSKFVTALANMGIPPAYLMLVGSTLEAVGFSALLGLMVWVCQQVLHSRRAIAVEFISALLTGIFVAFLASTGLPIPVWALCIASIVLFVPGLSIANALECLAFNDLVSGTSLLGQSALTLIKLFVGIIMGLNIGEAIWGQAVSIDYTNAVPMWMHISGLVLISVSIGVMFNARPKDILLGLPVAVLGMWGPFYLGFDSGWVVGTWVTTVLITLYGTWIAKKMELTGSIYIVQGIIILVPGSRVLVSASQSVFEQSILPIPSIGLSALFMFSAIVAGQITAYSIYSPKVER; the protein is encoded by the coding sequence ATGCCTTCTCAGTTCCGAATTAACAAAATTGTTGAAATTGGTGACACTCTTCACCGCAGTGGCTGTGCTCCTTACAAGCTAGAGAAATACACCCAATTCTATGCGAAAAAGCATGGTGTGGACGTGATGATCCAAGCAACGCCAACGGCGATTAACTATCAATTTCCAGACGATAACAACGCCGTTATTCTTAAGCGTCTAAAGCCTGCGTCAATTAACCTGAGTTTGTTGGCCAATACGATCATTCGTATTAATCAGCCAAGCAGTGAACCTGTCCCTGAGCCTGTCGGTTATTCTAAATTTGTGACTGCTCTTGCTAATATGGGTATACCGCCTGCGTATTTAATGCTGGTGGGCAGTACGTTGGAAGCGGTTGGCTTTTCTGCGTTATTGGGTTTGATGGTTTGGGTATGTCAGCAAGTTCTTCATTCACGTCGCGCTATCGCGGTTGAATTCATTTCGGCACTGCTAACGGGTATCTTTGTGGCATTTTTGGCAAGCACAGGGTTGCCGATTCCGGTGTGGGCATTGTGTATCGCCTCGATAGTCTTGTTCGTCCCCGGATTATCCATAGCCAACGCACTAGAATGTTTGGCGTTTAATGATCTCGTCTCTGGTACCAGCTTGCTAGGGCAGAGCGCCTTAACCCTGATTAAGCTGTTTGTTGGGATAATCATGGGGCTCAATATTGGTGAAGCAATATGGGGACAAGCGGTCTCCATCGACTATACCAATGCGGTACCGATGTGGATGCATATATCTGGCTTGGTGCTGATCTCTGTATCTATCGGTGTGATGTTCAACGCACGCCCTAAAGACATCTTGCTTGGCTTACCAGTTGCGGTTCTCGGTATGTGGGGACCGTTCTATCTAGGTTTTGATAGTGGTTGGGTTGTAGGCACTTGGGTAACCACAGTTCTTATCACTTTATACGGTACTTGGATTGCCAAGAAGATGGAGCTCACGGGCTCTATTTATATCGTGCAAGGGATCATCATCTTGGTTCCGGGTAGCCGAGTATTAGTGAGTGCTAGCCAGTCAGTATTTGAACAATCGATTTTGCCTATTCCAAGTATTGGTTTGTCTGCGTTATTCATGTTCTCGGCAATCGTGGCAGGGCAAATCACCGCTTACTCCATTTACTCACCAAAAGTTGAACGCTAA
- a CDS encoding zinc ribbon domain-containing protein YjdM, translating to MSLPPCPQCQSEYVYQDQNHLICPECAYEWNPEEERLEREAARVKDVNGAVLDTGDKVTFIKDLKVKGSSSVLKIGTKAVIRRINEGKDHQLDCKLDGGGEMLVTAKYVKKQ from the coding sequence ATGTCTTTACCTCCTTGCCCGCAATGCCAATCTGAATATGTCTATCAAGACCAAAATCACTTAATCTGCCCTGAGTGTGCCTACGAATGGAACCCAGAAGAAGAGCGTCTAGAAAGAGAAGCCGCGCGCGTTAAGGACGTTAACGGTGCAGTGTTAGATACCGGCGATAAAGTTACTTTCATTAAAGATCTAAAAGTGAAAGGCAGTTCTAGCGTATTGAAAATCGGTACTAAAGCAGTGATTCGTCGCATCAATGAAGGTAAGGACCACCAGTTAGATTGCAAGCTTGATGGTGGTGGTGAAATGCTCGTTACGGCGAAGTACGTTAAGAAGCAATAA
- a CDS encoding N-acetyltransferase, with product MIREYRPADIESVLDIWLTASIKAHDFVAPEFWESQVGNMRDLYIPASQTYVYQVNGEVRGFYSLYEEILAAIFVSTEHQGSGIGKQLIQHAKLECPNLSLNVYKENQTTIQFYLSQGFSIVSEQSDEHTGHQEYTMHLA from the coding sequence ATGATCAGAGAATACCGCCCAGCCGATATTGAATCCGTTTTAGACATTTGGTTAACCGCCTCGATCAAGGCGCATGATTTTGTGGCTCCTGAGTTCTGGGAGTCCCAGGTTGGTAATATGCGCGACCTATATATTCCTGCATCACAAACCTATGTGTACCAAGTCAATGGTGAGGTTCGTGGCTTCTATTCACTTTACGAAGAGATACTAGCGGCGATCTTTGTCAGTACAGAACATCAAGGCAGTGGTATTGGTAAGCAACTAATCCAACACGCAAAGCTTGAATGTCCGAACTTGTCTTTAAATGTATATAAAGAAAACCAAACGACGATTCAGTTCTATTTGTCCCAAGGTTTTTCTATTGTGAGCGAACAATCTGATGAGCATACTGGACACCAAGAATACACCATGCACTTAGCTTAA
- a CDS encoding GNAT family N-acetyltransferase, whose translation MDMVKAALSHSTAFHHYVNACTEDGLDIYTGISDGSDAYLERRIAYSKGEGLPGGWTPASTYFCFESGRILGVIRVRHGTSPYIHDVIGHIGYETLPQARGRGIASHMLSWVQRHVLSESAIITCERGNIASQKVIEKCGGHFLNTFYSEQDKHEVLRYQLERK comes from the coding sequence ATGGACATGGTTAAAGCTGCTCTTTCACATTCAACTGCCTTTCATCACTATGTGAATGCCTGTACTGAAGATGGGTTAGATATTTACACGGGTATTTCTGATGGCAGTGATGCCTATTTGGAAAGACGAATTGCTTATTCAAAAGGTGAGGGATTGCCAGGAGGGTGGACGCCTGCTTCTACTTATTTTTGTTTCGAGTCTGGACGTATTCTTGGAGTGATAAGAGTTCGTCATGGCACCAGTCCGTACATTCACGATGTCATAGGACATATCGGCTACGAGACTTTGCCACAAGCGAGAGGGCGGGGCATCGCAAGTCATATGTTGTCTTGGGTTCAACGGCACGTATTGTCCGAAAGCGCTATTATTACGTGTGAGAGGGGCAATATAGCTTCGCAAAAGGTGATTGAGAAGTGCGGTGGACACTTCCTGAATACCTTTTACTCGGAGCAAGATAAACACGAAGTCTTACGTTACCAACTAGAACGAAAATGA
- a CDS encoding GNAT family N-acetyltransferase, translated as MKYSTRPAQLSDYEFLFELKKAAEFEPIKAVFGWDEQTQRDIHAEEWAEERPEIIEYQGKAIGSVLLQDKGGHFYFCRFFLLPEYHGKGIGSQVLKDCLTKADSLDKPVELCYLQGNRVGELYLRFGFEITSQNEQFVYMWRK; from the coding sequence TTGAAGTATTCAACAAGACCTGCTCAGTTATCAGATTATGAATTTCTGTTTGAGCTTAAGAAGGCCGCTGAGTTTGAACCAATCAAGGCCGTATTTGGCTGGGATGAGCAAACTCAACGAGATATACACGCCGAAGAGTGGGCAGAAGAACGGCCTGAAATCATCGAATATCAAGGTAAAGCGATTGGTAGTGTGTTGTTGCAAGACAAAGGCGGACACTTCTATTTTTGCCGCTTCTTCTTACTGCCTGAGTATCATGGCAAGGGCATTGGTAGCCAAGTATTGAAAGATTGTTTAACTAAGGCTGACAGCCTCGATAAACCCGTCGAACTTTGTTACCTACAAGGTAATCGAGTTGGGGAGTTGTACTTGAGATTTGGCTTTGAAATTACCTCGCAGAACGAACAGTTTGTTTATATGTGGCGCAAATAG
- a CDS encoding VirK/YbjX family protein gives MQNFRQIVELSNAVHPNTKGLTRIKKNLRFTLWGVMNPKVIRKVHQLKEKSNLSNLLEQNPKIFEKPLKPFICIGIKPKTRASLLHSHFELLERTFGPNTVHLHLSNFELLTFADRNGDEFRIETFSGESREGSLGIRLVEANTGLTIYSVTFNISDNNGRRTMHIGCLQGTNKRITSSQDKIKELTRSLHGLRPKSLMVELATMFANYMKVNEILTVSNKGHIYQAMRYIGSKRSAITFDYDTLWTENGASLVDKHWFSLPIKPLRKDTDTLKKTKRRLYTKRYDWLKQTEEQLISRLNDIKSAPKLH, from the coding sequence GTGCAAAATTTTCGTCAAATCGTTGAGCTTTCCAATGCTGTACACCCAAACACCAAAGGTTTAACCCGAATCAAGAAAAATCTGCGCTTTACACTATGGGGCGTTATGAACCCTAAGGTCATTCGCAAAGTGCATCAGCTTAAAGAGAAAAGCAATCTCTCAAACCTTCTTGAGCAGAATCCTAAAATCTTTGAAAAGCCACTCAAACCATTCATCTGTATTGGCATCAAACCTAAAACACGAGCTTCGTTACTGCATTCTCACTTCGAACTCTTAGAACGAACATTTGGTCCAAATACAGTGCATCTGCACCTTTCTAACTTTGAGCTTTTGACCTTTGCTGACCGAAATGGAGATGAGTTCAGGATTGAGACTTTCTCGGGGGAATCTCGTGAAGGTTCCTTGGGGATCCGACTCGTCGAGGCCAATACCGGGCTTACTATTTACTCGGTCACCTTCAATATATCTGATAATAATGGGCGTCGCACCATGCACATCGGCTGCCTACAGGGTACAAACAAGCGAATCACCAGCAGCCAAGACAAAATCAAAGAACTGACGCGTTCGTTACACGGGCTAAGACCAAAGTCACTTATGGTTGAACTCGCAACTATGTTTGCTAATTACATGAAAGTTAATGAGATTTTAACCGTTTCGAATAAAGGTCATATCTATCAAGCGATGCGCTATATCGGTTCTAAACGTAGTGCTATAACATTTGATTACGACACGTTGTGGACTGAAAATGGCGCCTCTTTGGTCGATAAACATTGGTTTTCCTTGCCCATTAAGCCTCTTCGTAAAGACACTGACACATTGAAAAAGACCAAGCGTCGCTTGTACACAAAACGCTATGATTGGCTCAAGCAAACTGAAGAACAGCTCATTTCACGGTTAAACGACATTAAATCTGCTCCCAAGTTACATTAA